In Cutaneotrichosporon cavernicola HIS019 DNA, chromosome: 1, one DNA window encodes the following:
- a CDS encoding uncharacterized protein (Pumilio-like repeats), which yields MSGPQHLCDIEGRTPPPAPSAAYGKRARELIEDATGMALPPLGDLPKGRPRAGTLPSSFQEARVDDDHDNNNTPPESEAHPRRISALSPGYNHRPQLRHANSSAPALEHEHARPRSGSASSVSNAFASSPFSNAWLANPGPAERSPLGRPEGRDEVYSPDSANNEDLNFSTLDYLGLADGNADLAPASMSDMHNQQRRAIDGHGPASRIRASTVSNVNRPFRASVTQTFEDHSPDAMLAQALDQVSLYDGLLPQAQLGGGLYPSPSLLHPNSGGGVRETNRPRATTIGTLENPLTRSNRGFLSSIPQSPLQAEYASMYLDNRFGYPPRSRSDRDLTRSRESRRDGGRLSISSATSRTGTPDNAGTSTPQVPTRSLWIGNLDVNATSESLLKVFAPYGAIESLRILPEKTCAFVNFMDKADAIRARDDVLNRLGGQVSELSETAPVRIGFGKIDSAPTGPSTSTVAPAPHGLVFTNGSITITHQPLLNVDGANNGDQSSLPTRALWIGSIPNTTSSATLLQIFSPFGPVESARVLTHKSCGFVNFERLDSAISARNALNGRDILGSDVGPIRIGFARVPTKSPVIGGPENETNSPQKLGEGLQAVRGATAVSTEQQLSAEGGGVENYRSQLVLDLVKAGVHEQVLERGLAQDGSVSEQQMIMQVLSGGRREEEMDVRAAAEVRPPVTYYTTIPVIGDRQSMRRFDVARLRDMRKRLDSGNASQEEVDNITHELLEDSADLSSDYIGNTIIQKLFERAAPAMRKAMLERIAPHLAVIGIHKNGTWAAQKIIECANTDEERSLITLNLRPFAPPLMCDSLGNYVCAGTLRFGAPYSEYVFDAMIDRMWDIAQNRFGARCMRTCLESPHTSLYQKKRIATSVILNSIPLATNPNGALLLTWLVEQSGLPGRYGLLANRFAPHVAHLCTHKLASLTVLRIVNQTTEPAAAHTLLSAIFHSPGDMVLTEILSDASNGSQVIAKILAVNSIPAEDKPGLLSAVRRVLPNIKAANSPPYRRLLEEVGLPVPAGPTYTRPQHIPWRQSFGVPYGQPMMANPGFPQPLGGGLTSLLVPQDMSLGHALRGGGSPPANGAPHTPQQRARGRISPASQMMSPGSDPFNPFASPSIDLPYVGTQLPMRVGNNMSMQQGYEAQSNIGGLGILPQQGYYQQGGAGMYAQTGFQ from the exons ATGAGCGGCCCACAGCATTTGTGCGACATCGAGGGCCGGACGCCTCCGCCGGCGCCCAGCGCCGCATACGGCAAGCG TGCGCGTGAACtcatcgaggacgcgacggGTATGGCGCTGCCCCCACTTGGCGACTTGCCGAAGGGCCGTCCGCGTGCTGG CACGCTCCCATCGTCCTTCCAAGAGGctcgcgtcgacgacgaccacgacAACAACAATACCCCGCCAGAGTCGGAGGCACATCCGAGGCGCATCTCGGCGTTGTCACCAGGGTATAACCATCGTCCACAGCTGCGCCACGCCAACAGCTCAGCACCagcgctcgagcacgagcacgcTCGTCCGCGCTCTGGCTCAGCCTCGTCTGTGAGCAACGCCTTTGCGTCCTCTCCATTCTCCAACGCCTGGTTGGCCAACCCTGGTCCCGCCGAACGGTCTCCCCTTGGTCGCCCCGAGGGTCGTGACGAAGTCTACTCGCCCGACAGCGCAAACAACGAAGACCTCAACTTTAGCACCCTCGACTATCTTGGTCTTGCCGACGGTAacgccgacctcgctcCTGCCAGCATGTCGGACATGCACAACCAGCAGCGTCGTGCCATTGACGGCCACGGTCCCGCCTCGCGTATCCGTGCCAGCACAGTGTCCAACGTCAACCGCCCCTTTCGCGCGTCGGTTACTCAGACGTTTGAAGACCACAGCCCCGACGCCATGCTCGCCCAGGCACTCGACCAGGTGTCCCTCTACGacggcctcctcccacaGGCCCAgctgggcggcggccttTACCCATCGCCTTCCCTTCTCCACCCTAactcgggcggcggcgtgcgcgagaCCAACCGTCCTCGCGCCACGACGATCGGCACCCTGGAGAACCCCCTTACTCGCAGCAACCGTGGGTTCCTGTCCAGCATTCCGCAGTCGCCCTTGCAAGCCGAGTACGCCTCGATGTACCTCGACAACCGCTTCGGATACCCTCCTCGTTCGCGGTCGGATCGTGACTTGACTCGCAGTCGCGAAAGCCGCCGTGACGGTGGTCGATTGTCGATTTCatcggcgacgagccgcACTGGCACTCCAGACAACGCTGGAACGAGCACCCCTCAGGTCCCCACGCGCTCGCTCTGGATCGGCAATCTCGATGTGAATGCTACCAGCGAGTCGCTGCTCAAGGTGTTCGCGCCTTACGGGGCCATTGAAAGCCTCCGTATTCTCCCAGAGAAGACATGCGCGTTCGTCAACTTTATGGACAAGGCCGACGCTATCCGTGCGCGTGACGACGTCCTCAACCGGCTGGGCGGGCAAGTGTCTGAGCTTTCCGAGACTGCGCCCGTGCGTATCGGCTTTGGCAAGATTGATTCTGCGCCAACTGGTCCGTCGACTTCGACCGTCGCGCCCGCTCCACATGGTCTCGTCTTCACCAACGgctccatcaccatcactcACCAGCCACTGCTCAACGTCGATGGCGCCAACAATGGCGATCAGAGCTCACTTCCCACGCGTGCGCTGTGGATCGGCAGCATTCCAAACACGACTTCGTCCGCGACGCTGCTCCAGATCTTCTCGCCCTTTGGTCCAGTAGAATCCGCCCGTGTGCTCACCCACAAGTCGTGTGGTTTCGTCAACTTTGAGCGTCTTGACTCGGCAATTTCTGCCCGCAACGCCTTGAACGGGCGGGACATCCTGGGCTCGGACGTTGGACCCATTCGGATTGGCTTCGCGCGTGTACCCACAAAGTCACCCGTAATTGGCGGACCCGAGAACGAGACGAATTCACCACAGaagcttggcgagggaCTGCAGGCTGTCCGCGGAGCGACTGCTGTCTCCACCGAGCAGCAGCTGTCTGCCGAGGGGGGTGGCGTGGAGAACTACCGCTCCCAGTtggtcctcgacctcgtcaaggcggGCGTTCACGAGCAGGTTCTCGAACgcggcctcgcgcaggaCGGGTCGGTCAGCGAGCAGCAGATGATCATGCAGGTCCTCAgtggcggccgccgcgaggaggagatggacgtcCGTGCCGCGGCTGAAGTACGTCCTCCTGTCACCTACTACACCACGATTCCGGTCATCGGCGACCGGCAGAGCATGCGCCGCTTCGACGTCGCCAGACTGCGCGACATGcgcaagcgcctcgactCGGGCAACGCATcgcaggaggaggtcgacaaCATCACgcacgagctgctcgaggacagCGCCGATCTTTCGTCCGACTACATAGGCAACACGATCATCCAGAAGCTTTTCGAGAGAGCCGCGCCGGCAATGCGCAAGGCCATGCTTGAGCGCATCGCGccccacctcgccgtcatTGGAATCCACAAGAACGGCACCTGGGCGGCTCAGAAGATCATCGAGTGCGCCAacacggacgaggagcgctcGCTCATTACACTCAACCTCCGGCCCTTCGCACCGCCTCTGATGTGCGACTCCCTCGGTAACTATGTGTGCGCCGGCACGCTGAGGTTCGGGGCGCCGTACAGCGAGTACGTGTTTGACGCCATGATTGACCGCATGTGGGACATTGCGCAGAACCGTTTCGGCGCACGCTGTATGCGCACCTGCCTCGAGTCGCCTCACACCTCGCTATACCAGAAGAAGCGGATCGCCACGAGCGTCATTCTCAACTCGATCCCGCTCGCGACCAACCCTAATGGCGCGTTGCTTCTAACGTGGCTTGTGGAGCAGTCTGGCCTGCCAGGCAGGTACGGCCTCCTTGCTAACCGCTTCGCGCCGCACGTCGCACACCTGTGCACGCACAAGCTCGCGTCGCTGACGGTGCTGCGCATCGTCAACCAGACGACCgagccggcggcggcgcacaCGCTGCTTTCGGCCATCTTCCATTCGCCTGGTGACATGGTCCTCACAGAGATCCTGTCCGACGCGTCGAACGGGTCGCAGGTGATTGCAAAGATCCTCGCTGTCAACTCGATCccggccgaggacaagccTGGTCTGCTCAGCGCCGTGCGTCGGGTCTTGCCCAATATCAAGGCTGCCAACTCGCCTCCGTACCGTCGGTTactcgaggaggtcggtCTTCCTGTCCCGGCCGGCCCGACCTACACTCGTCCCCAGCACATCCCCTGGCGGCAGTCGTTCGGTGTTCCGTACGGGCAGCCAATGATGGCTAACCCTGGTTTCCCGCAGCCTCTCGGAGGCGGACTTACGTCGTTACTCGTGCCCCAGGACATGTCGCTCGGGCACGCGCTCCGTGGCGGAGGCAGCCCTCCCGCAAACGGCGCGCCGCACACCCCACAGCAGCGCGCTCGTGGGCGCATCAGCCCTGCAAGCCAGATGATGAGCCCAGGCAGCGACCCTTTCAATCCC ttcGCGTCACCCTCAATCGATCTGCCATACGTTGGTACGCAACTCCCAATGCGTGTCGGCAACAACATGTCGATGCAGCAGGGCTACGAGGCGCAATCCAACATCGGGGGGCTCGGCATCCTTCCGCAGCAGGGCTACTACCAGCAAGGCGGG GCGGGCATGTACGCGCAGACGGGTTTCCAGTAG
- the cdc42 gene encoding uncharacterized protein (Belongs to the small GTPase superfamily. Rho family): protein MQTIKCVVVGDGAVGKTCLLISYTTNKFPSEYVPTVFDNYAVTVMIGEDPYTLGLFDTAGQEDYDRLRPLSYPQTDVFLVCFSVTSPASFENVKEKWFPEVHHHCPGVPCLIVGTQVDLRDDQGHLDKLARQKQRPITTEQGERLAKDLQAVKYVECSALTQRGLKNVFDEAIVAALEPPAIKKKKNKCLVL from the exons ATGCAGACCATTAAatgcgtcgtcgtcggcgacggtgcTGTCGGCAA GACCTGTCTCCTCATCTCGTACACGACCAACAAGTTCCCATCAGAGTATGTGCCGACGGTGTTCGATAACT ACGCCGTCACCGTCATGATCGGCGAGGACCCGTACACTCTTGGTCTGTTTGACACTGCGGGACAGGAGGACTACGACCGTCTGCGACCCCTTTCTTACCCTCAAACCGACGTTTTCCTCGTATGCTTCAGCGTGACCTCGCCCGCATCGTTTGAAAACGTCAAGGAGAAGTGGTTCCCCGAGGTCCACCACCATTGCCCCGGCGTCCCTTGCCTCATTGTTGGTACCCAGGTCGACCTTCGCGATGACCAGGGCCACCTAGACAAACTCGCCCGGCAAAAGCAGAGGCCCATCACCACCGAGCagggcgagcgcctcgccaaggaccTCCAGGCTGTCAAGTATGTCGAGTGCTCAGCCTTGACCCAGCGTGGCCTCAAGAACGTCTTCGACGAG GCCATCGTCGCAGCCCTCGAACCACCGGCCATCAAG aagaagaagaacaaGTGTCTCGTGCTCTGA
- the DPL1 gene encoding uncharacterized protein (Sphinganine-1-phosphate aldolase) — translation MPQWSQLAARAKPGPRTQLVLQRAAQLGSLFRLVIFLKALLGLYRHVYAYGITGTSRQIYGALKNVFVRIMLRMPSARAQIAKELAKTRAELSSKIAPKTLPPGVELEDVNELPESGRNIEWLRNEWTNMAKLDRGDLEAGRVSGAVYHGGDDLNVVINEAMSNFIVSNPLHPDVFPGVRRMEAELVSMVLKLFHGENGAGTTTSGGTESILMSCKAHRDWARAVKGVSAPEMVIPSTAHAAFWKASQYFGIKLHVVPVNPRTRKADVKKMTRFINPNTIMLVGSAPNFPDGIVDPIEDLAALARKYKTGLHVDCCLGSFIISFAQRAGYSDGLPKFDFSVPGVTAISCDTHKYGFCPKGSSIIMYNSPEMRRYQYYVMTDWAGGVYASPSMAGSRPGSIIAGAWAVLNTYGVDGYTLSAKDIIGAARHFKLQLQNRFQDDLFVIGDPLLSVVAFGSDSLNIYAVGDRMSKKGWHLNPLNSPAGLHMAFTKLSAASVDQLLDDLGECIAAEKKEPESGGNLVALYGVGQTAVGPHVVGKVAEMFLDTLYEV, via the exons ATGCCCCAGTGGTCTCAACTCGCGGCTCGCGCCAAACCCGGGCCCCGCACCCAGCTTGTCCTCCAGCGCGCAGCCCAGCTTGGCTCCCTCTtccgcctcgtcatcttcctcaaggccctcctcggcctctaCCGCCACGTCTACGCGTATGGCATCACCGGCACAAGTAGGCAGATCTACGGTGCTCTGAAGAAT GTCTTTGTCCGTATCATGCTACGCATGCCGAGTGCACGCGCCCAGATCGCCAAGGAACTCGCCAAAACGCGCGCAGAGCTCTCATCCAAAATCGCACCCAAGACGCTTCCCCCCggtgtcgagcttgaggacgTCAACGAGCTCCCTGAGAGTGGACGCAACATCGAATGGCTCCGTAACGAGTGGACCAACATGGCCAAACTCGACAGAGGCGACCTTGAGGCTGGTCGCGTCTCGGGCGCCGTGTACCAT GGTGGCGATGACCTGAACGTCGTCATTAACGAGGCCATGTCCAACTTTATCGTGTCGAaccccctccaccccgaCGTCTTCCCTGGCGTGCGCCGCatggaggccgagctcgtgtCGATGGTGCTAAAGCTGTTCCACGGCGAGAACGGCGCTGGTACCA cgACGTCGGGCGGTACTGAGTCCATTCTCATGTCGTGTAAGGCTCACCGCGACTGGGCGCGTGCCGTCAAGGGAGTCTCTGCGCCCGAGAT GGTCATCCCCTCCACGGCCCACGCTGCGTTCTGGAAGGCGTCGCAGTACTTCGGTATCAAGCTTCATGTTGTGCCCGTCAACCCGCGCACACGCAAGGCCGACGTCAAGAAGATGACGCGCTTCATCAACCCCAACACCATTATGCTCGTGGGATCGGCTCCCAACTTCCCCGACGGTATCGTCGACCCCATCGAGGACCTCGCCGCTCTGGCACGCAAGTACAAGACGGGCCTGCACGTCGACTGCTGCCTCGGCTCGTTCATCATCTCCTTCGCCCAGCGCGCGGGCTACAGCGACGGCCTGCCCAAGTTCGACTTTTCCGTGCCGGGCGTCACTGCAATCTCATGCGACACGCACAAGTACGGCTTCTGCCCGAAGG GCTCAAGTATTATCATGTACAACTCGCCCGAGATGCGCCGGTACCAGTACTACGTCATGACGGACTGGGCGGGAGGCGTGTACGCCTCTCCTTCGATGGCAGGCTCGCGCCCTGGCTCGATCATTGCAGGCGCGTGGGCCGTGTTGAATACGTATGGTGTCGACGGGTACACGCTGTCGGCCAAGGACATTATCggggcggcgcgccacttcaagctccagctccagaACCGGTTCCAGGACGACCTGTTCGTCATTGGCGACCCCCTCCTGTCGGTCGTTGCGTTCGGCTCCGATTCGCTCAACATCTACGCCGTTGGCGACCGCATGAGCAAGAAGGGATGGCACCTCAATCCTCTTAACAGCCCCGCTGGCCTCCACATGGCGTTCACCAAGCTCAGTGCTGCCAGCGtcgaccagctcctcgacgacctcggcgagtgcatcgcggccgagaagaaggagccCGAGTCTGGTggcaacctcgtcgcgctgtACGGTGTTGGCCAGACCGCCGTCGGGCCACACGTCGTtggcaaggtcgccgaAATGTTCCTCGACACGCTTTATGAAGTTTAG
- a CDS encoding uncharacterized protein (Formamidopyrimidine-DNA glycosylase H2TH domain), with product MPELPEVEEARKMIADAVTGYTITEVDTVEDNLVYDGVTPHQFSKELVGRMVTGCERKGKLFWMTLDGKGRFPVMHFGMTGMIQFRGHRPMSYRRKYDLGDTWPPKFHRCVMKFKSPKGDDVQELTFIDPRRLGRLRLVPDPVPSHPPVSELGYDPVQNQPTLEEFKKLLKPKHGVVKSVLMDQSFCAGVGNWIVDEVLYQARVHPQCRVPELNDVQVADIHRLLREICVKALDVDGDWKRFPTNWLFFYRWDRGKKKTYKKKETHDHSHSPSPEGHDHTADDGPKIPEHLILPNGKPATVAWVTVGGRSSAYVPAVQKMPSHGSKKRKDEDDGCDFTDASYEEKPNHKKAKAAQGKQAKALTSASEGKEDVKPTKNTNEEDAKPHYNLRAERAARRASRK from the exons ATGCCAGAGCTTCCAG aggtcgaggaggcgcgcaagatgatcgccgacgccgtcacGGGATATACCATTACTGAGGTCGACACTGTGGAGGACAACCTCGTGTACGATGGTGTGACACCTCACCAGTTT TCCAAGGAGCTCGTTGGGCGGATGGTGACAGGATGTGAACGGAAAGGCAAACT ATTCTGGATGACCCTTGATGGCAAAGGAAGGTTTCCCGTCATGCACTTTGGAATGACTGGCATGATCCAA TTCCGCGGCCATCGTCCGATGTCGTACCGACGGAAGTACGACCTAGGCGACACCTGGCCACCCAAG TTTCACAGATG TGTCATGAAATTCAAGTCGCCAAAAGGTGACGACGTGCAGGAGCTCACCTTTATCGATCCGCGTAGACTTGGACGCCTACGGCTCGTGCCTGACCCAGTACCCTCGCATCCGCCTGTGAGCGAGCTCGGTTACGACCCGGTGCAGAACCAACCGACTCTGGAAGAGTTCAAGAAACTCTTAAAGCCCAAGCATGGTGTAGTCAAAAGCGTACTCATGGACCAATCCTTCTGCGCGGGCGTGGGGAACTGGATCGTGGACGA GGTGCTCTACCAAGCACGCGTCCATCCCCAGTGCCGTGTCCCTGAGCTCAACGACGTACAGGTGGCCGACATCCACCGCCTGCTCCGCGAGATATGCGTGAAGGCGCTCGATGTAGACGGGGACTGGAAGCGCTTCCCAACGAACTGGCTGTTCTTCTACCGATGGGACAGGGGAAAGAAGAAGACCTACAAGAAAAAAGAGACGCATGACCATAGTCATAGTCCGAGCCCGGAAGGGCACGACCATACCGCAGACGACGGTCCCAAAATCCCAGAGCACCTTATCCTG CCGAACGGCAAGCCCGCCACAGTTGCTTGGGTTACGGTCGGTGGACGCTCGTCCGCATACGTGCCAGCGGTCCAGAAGATGCCCAGTCACGGCagcaagaagcgcaaggatgaggat GACGGATGCGACTTCACGGACGCGAGCTACGAGGAGAAGCCGAATCACAAGAAAGCCAAGGCCGCCCAAGGAAAACAGGCTAAGGCGCTCACTTCG GCGTCGGAAGGCAAGGAAGACGTAAAGCCTACCAAGAACAcgaacgaggaggacgcaAAGCCGCATTACAACTTGCGAGCAGAGCGTGCAGCCCGTCGGGCGAGCCGGAAATAG
- the cwf19 gene encoding uncharacterized protein (Protein similar to CwfJ C-terminus 2), with product MGDHRDRSRSPTKHRDERKSDRRDRDRDRDRDREHHKSRSDRDRDRDRDRERRDRREDRDRKHDPDRSRGRRDETEEEQRERKRTKRERERDRERDREARHAERRERRRAEDSVRVVDDDEAGGDWVEKDVDAVSALGTIPTADSLPLKSSAVAHGERSPPSLATETTRESWMLRAEDHVVSSSVARDAPVHSAGDFFSALGTEHKRKDPNEKKAEPPKHSKYELNTQMLEGKTVDEYKAEDKKSVQAGGPGYQWRMMKLKRLYEQAEEQGKTVEAIALERYGSIDEFREAVEERRVLDEREAKRKVRRGGSDTGNSSSSGMRTPDARGGTPARRFLFNDDSRPPSRQGGFRRPGEERDSTPSGRVDALRREGGGAKPTGQFGTPAGATPIPSVFTPQALTRGPSGEEMARQLDGQPVMTIEELNRLQAKVLRAKLTDDPDAEALEEQYDSERARFDDSGASAEPTLRTDEKGNKVEVAVLPTLDGQGKLYDVGLGKEDETPHGKKRKKEPKFETRDREGNLLRYNADDDDITLGEMVRQERFGGGAADQKNLDAEMAARIATDARFDNNLDYMDDNADRLARRKMKTDAMKRQFAINDYRRTKKALDECPFCFQEDRNPDTAIVALGKRTYMCCTLTEELVPGHCLIVPIQHNLSTLQMDDDDWDEVRNFMKCLMRMWAAENKGVLFYETICSFRKQLHTYIECVPVKAELFADAPAFFRESILASESEWSQHKKLIDFSTRPGGFRRMLHPNVPYFMVQWDYKGEKGYGHVIEGVDDAGGAADDPEGMVDEGDKGGGRFPPYFAAEIIGNILNLEPRKWLRPRKMDLSQNKERARALGTKFQPYNWTVALQDGAE from the exons ATGGGCGACCACAGAGACCGTTCACGCTCGCCAACGAAGCATAGGGACGAACGGAAGAGTGACCGGCGTGATCGAGACCGGGACCGAGACCGCGATCGTGAGCACCACAAGAGCCGCagcgaccgcgaccgcgatCGGGACCGTGACCGCGAGCGTCGGGACAGGCGCGAGGACCGTGACCGCAAACACGACCCCGACCGCAGTCGCGGTCGCCGCGATGAAACTGAAGAAGAGCAGCGGGAACGTAAGCGCAccaagcgcgagcgtgagcgggATCGCGAGCGAGATCGCGAGGCGCGGCATGCCGAGCGTcgtgagcggcggcgggccgaGGATAGcgtgcgcgtcgtcgacgacgacgaggcgggtGGCGACTGGGTCGAAAAGGACGTTGATGCGGTG AGTGCACTTGGCACGATCCCGACAGCCGACTCACTCCCTCTAAAGTCGAGCGCGGTGGCGCATGGCGAACGTTCTCCCCCATCGCTCGCGACCGAGACGACACGAGAGAGCTGGATGCTCAGGGCAGAGGATCACGTCGTGTCGTCGTCTGTTGCGCGCGATGCCCCGGTGCACTCGGCGGGCGACTTCTTCTCCGCGCTCGGGACTGAGCACAAGCGCAAGGACCCgaacgagaagaaggccgagcCGCCCAAG CACTCAAAGTACGAACTCAACACCCAGATGCTTGAGGGCAAGACCGTTGATGAATACAAGGCAGAGG ACAAGAAGTCGGTGCAGGCCGGCGGCCCAGGATACCAGTGGCGCATGATGAAGTTGAAGCGCCTGTACGAGCAAGCCGAGGAGCAGGGCAAGACTGTCGAGGCGATTGCGCTGGAGCGCTACGGCTCGATCGATGAGTTCCGtgaggcggtggaggagcgacgtgtgctcgacgagcgcgaggcgaaACGCAAGGTGCGCCGTGGTGGTAGCGACACGGGCAACTCGAGTAGCTCCGGGATGCGCACACCTGACGCCCGAGGCGGGACACCAGCTCGGCGCTTCCTCTTCAACGACGACAGCAGGCCGCCTTCGCGGCAGGGGGGCTTCAGGCGGCCAGGTGAGGAGCGGGACTCGACACCGAGCGGACGCGTGGATGCCCTTCGCCGTGAGGGTGGCGGTGCCAAGCCAACGGGCCAGTTCGGCACGCCGGCTGGCGCAACGCCCATTCCTTCTGTGTTTACGCCACAGGCGCTCACGAGGGGACCATccggcgaggagatggcaCGACAGCTTGACGGGCAGCCGGTCATGACAATCGAAGAGCTCAATCGCCTCCAGGCAAAGGTGCTGCGGGCCAAACTCACTGACGACCcggacgccgaggcgcttgaAGAGCAGTATGACAGCGAGCGTGCGCGGTTCGACGACTCGGGTGCGTCGGCGGAACCAACCCTCCGCACCGACGAGAAGGGGAAcaaagtcgaggtcgccgtTCTTCCCACGCTCGATGGGCAGGGCAAGCTTTACGATGTTGGCTTGGGGAAAGAGGATGAGACGCCCCacggcaagaagcgcaagaaggagcCCAAG ttcGAGACGCGCGACCGTGAGGGCAACCTCTTGCGGTACAATGCGGATGACGATGACATTACGCTCGGTGAGATGGTCCGGCAGGAGCGGTTTGGCGGAGGCGCGGCCGACCAAAAGAACCTCGACGCTGAGATGGCCGCGCGCATTGCCACGGACGCGCGCTTCGACAACAATCTCGACTACATGGACGACAATGCGGATCGGCTCGCACGGCGCAAGATGAAGACGGATGCGATGAAGCGCCAGTTTGCGATCAACGACTACCGGCGCACCAAGAAGGCACTGGACGAGTGCCCATTCTGCTTCCAGGAGGACCGGAATCCAGACACCGCCATCGTTGCGCTCGGCAAGCGCACGTACATGTGCTGCACGCTTACAGAGGAGCTTGTGCCAGGCCACTGCCTGATCGTGCCTATTCAGCACAACCTCAGCACACTGCagatggacgacgatgacTGGGACGAGGTGCGG AATTTCATGAAGTGCCTCATGCGGATGTGGGCCGCGGAGAACAAGGGCGTGCTGTTCTACGAGACAATCTGCTCCTTCCGCAAGCAGCTGCACACGTACATAGAGTGTGTGCCAGTCAAGGCCGAGTTGTTTGCAGACGCGCCGGCGTTCTTCCGCGAAAGCATCCTtgcgtccgagtccgagtgGAGCCAGCACAAGAAGCTCATCGACTTCTCCACACGACCTGGCGGCTTCCGGCGCATGTTACACCCGAACGTGCCATACTTCATGGTGCAATGGGACTACAAGGGAGAGAAGGGTTACGGACATGTCATTGAGGGGGTGGATGATGCGGGTGGTGCGGCGGATGACCCAGAGGGCATGGTGGATGAGGGAGACAAGGGTGGTGGGCGCTTCCCTCC ATACTTTGCCGCTGAAATTATCGGCAATatcctcaacctcgagccGCGCAAATGGCTGCGACCGCGCAAGATGGACCTGAGCCAGAACAAGGAGCGTGCGCGGGCGCTCGGCACAAAGTTCCAGCCGTACAACTGGACGGTGGCGCTTCAGGACGGCGCCGAATGA